From Streptosporangium album, the proteins below share one genomic window:
- a CDS encoding glycoside hydrolase family 3 protein, with product MRTTGLAAIATMVAGCAGAGAGTSPPVKPAAGQAGIAATSATPSTSATPKPTGVEAVLARMSVEDKVGQLFMPVLYGPAADGSSGENQARFGVGTPAKAVAKYRPGGVILFPWAGNIKDVRQVVALTNGLQKASPKIPLLIGADQENGRVSRLAPLVTDMPGASVIGSTGDPSLARKAARVTGTELRALGINLDFAPVADVNINPKNPVIGPRAYGSDPRKVAPMVAAAVQGFHDAGIASTAKHFPGHGDTNVDSHSGLPVIQHSLSQWSRLDAPPFAAAIGKDVDAIMSAHVVMPKLDPSGDPATLSKPILTGLLREKLGFDGVVSTDALDMAGVRKKYGDGQVAVRAIQAGVDLLLMPPDFPKAYQAVLAAVKSGRIPARRLDQSVRRLLKLKAARGLLERAPVADPAKAERVLRSPEHRKVAQLIKDRAR from the coding sequence GTACGACAGGGCTGGCAGCGATCGCGACTATGGTGGCCGGGTGCGCCGGCGCGGGGGCGGGGACATCCCCACCGGTGAAACCCGCCGCGGGGCAGGCGGGCATCGCGGCCACGAGTGCCACGCCTTCGACGTCCGCGACGCCCAAGCCCACCGGAGTGGAGGCCGTGCTGGCGCGGATGAGCGTGGAGGACAAGGTCGGGCAGCTCTTCATGCCCGTGCTGTACGGCCCGGCGGCGGACGGATCGTCCGGGGAGAACCAGGCCCGGTTCGGTGTGGGCACACCGGCCAAGGCGGTCGCCAAATACCGGCCGGGCGGGGTGATCCTGTTCCCCTGGGCGGGCAACATCAAGGACGTCCGACAGGTCGTGGCACTGACCAACGGGTTGCAGAAGGCGTCGCCGAAGATCCCGTTGCTGATCGGCGCCGATCAGGAGAACGGCAGGGTCTCCCGGCTCGCCCCACTTGTGACCGACATGCCCGGCGCCTCGGTCATCGGCTCGACCGGCGACCCCTCACTGGCCCGTAAGGCGGCCAGGGTCACCGGCACCGAGCTGCGCGCCCTCGGCATCAACCTCGACTTCGCGCCGGTCGCCGACGTGAACATCAACCCGAAGAACCCGGTGATCGGCCCCCGGGCCTACGGCTCGGACCCCAGGAAGGTCGCCCCCATGGTCGCCGCCGCGGTCCAGGGCTTCCACGACGCGGGGATCGCCAGTACGGCCAAGCACTTTCCCGGCCACGGGGACACCAACGTGGACAGCCACTCCGGGTTACCGGTGATCCAGCACTCCCTGTCCCAGTGGAGCAGGCTGGACGCGCCGCCGTTCGCCGCGGCCATCGGCAAGGACGTCGACGCGATCATGAGTGCTCATGTGGTCATGCCCAAGCTCGACCCATCCGGTGATCCGGCCACGCTGTCCAAGCCGATCCTGACCGGGCTGCTCCGCGAGAAGCTCGGTTTCGACGGGGTCGTCTCGACCGACGCGCTGGACATGGCGGGGGTGCGCAAGAAGTACGGTGACGGGCAGGTGGCCGTGCGCGCCATCCAGGCGGGGGTGGACCTGCTGCTGATGCCGCCGGACTTCCCCAAGGCCTACCAGGCGGTGCTGGCGGCGGTGAAGTCCGGGAGGATCCCCGCCCGGCGGCTCGACCAGTCCGTCCGGCGGCTGCTGAAGCTGAAGGCCGCGCGGGGCCTGCTGGAGCGGGCTCCGGTGGCCGATCCGGCCAAGGCCGAACGGGTGTTGCGCTCGCCGGAGCACCGTAAGGTCGCCCAGCTCATCAAGGATCGGGCGCGCTGA